One region of Brassica napus cultivar Da-Ae chromosome A10, Da-Ae, whole genome shotgun sequence genomic DNA includes:
- the LOC106427032 gene encoding replication protein A 70 kDa DNA-binding subunit C-like: MSSKQKIVYLDEIRPWKTAWLIEAKILHTWKPSNASFGESLEIVMSDKKGTKIHATCKKNYLQSLGEQCKVGEWKTLYNFQVSATGKHYRPTQHMYKITFINQTVIKPSEFQNDDMFLSLATFDSIMSGKLDNDILIDIIGQAIEVGEIRTLQCGGKEKKKIEFQLRDVSDERIPCCLWGKFAEDMESHREEAQFGVVVCLIRFAKIGAFRGNLQISNGYDSSQLVFNPNIKEAEEIREAYKFHDDSLSIVETSEEGKDIVSQANNGTRQKLTGWETVEVKTISEILNFTQVDKCKVVATIYAIDTDYAWYYFGCDLCQTRTYKVPAEDINPSIVTKPLFWCEKCNKNVMNVKPRYKLHLVAKDDTAKAKFVLLDWVAWPVIGVKAEKILNGSLDEVEDPEMLPDCINEIVGKTYNFGVTIEKGSETFKVLKVWSVYNTLMVDSQSESISGKGITANSASEVSLLTYSDESSSKMATPSKRSVDDIVDIPDNTSTSKMRHVKSIKIEKMSSDELALRKN, from the exons ATGTCTTCAAAGCAGAAAATAGTTTACCTTGATGAGATTCGTCCATGGAAGACAGCCTGGTTGATCGAAGCCAAGATTCTGCACACGTGGAAACCATCCAATGCCAGCTTTGGTGAGAGTTTGGAAATCGTCATGTCAGACAAAAAG GGGACCAAGATTCATGCTACATGTAAGAAAAACTATCTGCAGTCTCTGGGGGAACAATGTAAAGTTGGCGAATGGAAAACACTATACAACTTTCAAGTGAGTGCAACCGGCAAACATTACAGACCAACGCAGCATATGTATAAGATCACTTTCATCAATCAGACGGTTATTAAACCCTCTGAGTTCCAAAACGATGACATGTTTCTTTCTTTGGCAACATTTGATTCCATTATGAGTGGAAAGTTAGATAACGATATCTTAATAG ACATTATTGGACAAGCTATTGAAGTTGGTGAGATTCGAACTCTCCAATGTGGtggaaaggagaaaaaaaagattgaattcCAGCTAAGAGACGTCAG tgATGAACGCATACCATGTTGTTTGTGGGGAAAGTTTGCTGAGGATATGGAATCTCATAGAGAGGAAGCACAATTTGGAGTTGTTGTTTGTCTCATCCGATTCGCTAAAATTGGGGCCTTTCGAG GTAACCTCCAAATCTCAAACGGGTATGATTCTTCACAATTGGTTTTCAATCCTAACATAAAAGAAGCAGAGGAAATAAGAGAAGC TTACAAATTCCATGACGATTCTTTGAGCATTGTTGAAACAAGTGAAGAAGGCAAAGATATTGTATCTCAAGCCAACAATGGGACCAGACAGAAATTAACTGGATGGGAAACAGTTGAGGTTAAAACCATATCTGAGATATTGAATTTCACACAG GTTGATAAGTGCAAGGTTGTTGCTACAATCTATGCCATAGATACTGATTATGCATGGTATTATTTTGGATGTGATTTGTGTCAAACCAGGACTTATAAAGTCCCCGCTGAAGATATAAATCCTTCCATCGTAACCAAGCCTTTGTTTTGGTGTGAAAAATGCAATAAGAATGTGATGAATGTTAAACCAAG ATATAAGCTCCATCTCGTGGCTAAGGATGATACAGCTAAAGCAAAATTTGTACTTCTTGATTGGGTTGCATGGCCAGTTATAGGAGTAAAGGCTGAAAAAATTCTCAATGGTTCTTTGGATGAG gTTGAAGATCCTGAGATGTTGCCTGACTGTATTAATGAAATTGTGGGGAAGACTTATAATTTTGGGGTTACCATCGAAAAAGGATCTGAGACTTTTAAGGTACTTAAAGTCTGGTCAGTTTACAACACACTCATGGTTGATTCCCAATCGGAATCTATTTCTGGAAAGGGAATAACAGCAAACTCAGCATCAGAG GTGTCTCTATTGACTTACAGTGATGAAAGCTCAAGCAAGATGGCAACTCCTTCAAAGCGATCAGTGGACGACATTGTTGATATTCCAGATAACACCTCGACTTCAAAGATGCGCCATGTCAAAAGTATCAAGATTGAGAAGATGAGCAGTGATGAGCTAGCCTTAAGGAAGAACTAA
- the BNAA10G04290D gene encoding uncharacterized protein BNAA10G04290D has protein sequence MSDSILEKATSALSEAAKTDVFKDAVDNVVSRGIEGGKSLLHNLEEKKGEVSSKIVGAVSQFTGGSADFSATTADRDLPVSTDNQPLLASRETATPWWKSCCEILDLLKASSSSSN, from the exons ATGTCTGACTCCATTTTGGAAAAGGCCACCTCTGCTCTCAGTGAAGCCGCCAAAACAGATGTCTTCAAGGATGCAGTGGACAATGTTGTCTCAAGAGGCATTGAAGGAGGCAAATCTCTGCTGCACAATTTGGAGGAGAAGAAAGGTGAAGTCTCCTCCAAGATCGTTGGAGCTGTTTCACAGTTTACCGGTGGTAGCGCTGACTTCTCAGCCACAACTGCAGACCGTGACTTACCAGTTTCAACAGACAATCAG CCACTCCTAGCGTCCAGAGAGACGGCAACGCCATGGTGGAAGAGCTGCTGTGAAATTCTAGATCTTCTCAAGGCATCCTCGTCATCATCTAACTAG
- the LOC106427055 gene encoding peroxisomal and mitochondrial division factor 2, which produces MAEERSLNGEDDSFFDSDQNNDGGDSAESNKKIGELESRNQELARENGEISKRIETLTAEIEELRGSEAKARRKIGEMEREIDKSEEEKKVLEAIAERSSELEAEKARLQQELVTAKAEKEEAEKEAEKLRGEISQKRDGVVELEKEVDELRSAKEENERRMKELEAKLSALEAKELEERNKKVRAEEEMRDRVDNKEKEVDELKEKVKSLESNVAEGKAELEKWRTEKKVVEDSLRESEKRVAGLESEIVELERQMDESEKMISGLKNMVEPVNGVEVVRSWSPGAVSGGSGGAMAAVAVVAVAGAAVVFYVYRSRKA; this is translated from the coding sequence ATGGCGGAAGAAAGGAGCTTGAACGGCGAGGACGACAGTTTCTTCGATTCCGATCAAAATAACGACGGTGGAGACTCGGCGGAATCGAACAAGAAGATCGGAGAGCTCGAGTCTCGGAATCAGGAGCTCGCGAGGGAGAACGGCGAAATCAGCAAGAGAATCGAGACCCTGACGGCGGAGATCGAGGAGTTGAGAGGATCGGAAGCCAAGGCGAGGCGCAAGATTGGGGAGATGGAGAGGGAGATCGACAAatcggaggaggagaagaaggttCTTGAGGCTATAGCTGAGAGATCCTCCGAGCTGGAGGCCGAAAAGGCGAGGCTTCAGCAAGAACTGGTTACGGCTAAGGCTGAGAAGGAAGAGGCTGAGAAGGAGGCGGAGAAGCTCCGGGGAGAGATTTCTCAGAAGAGGGATGGGGTTGTGGAGTTGGAGAAGGAGGTTGATGAGTTGAGGAGTGCGAAGGAGGAGAACGAGAGGAGGATGAAGGAGTTGGAGGCAAAGCTTAGTGCTTTGGAGGCCAAGGAGTTGGAGGAGAGGAACAAGAAGGTGAGAGCGGAGGAGGAGATGAGGGATAGGGTCGATAACAAGGAGAAGGAGGTTGATGAGTTGAAGGAGAAGGTGAAGAGTTTGGAATCTAATGTAGCTGAAGGGAAAGCAGAGCTGGAGAAGTGGAGGACGGAGAAGAAGGTTGTGGAGGATTCGTTGAGGGAGTCTGAGAAGAGAGTGGCGGGTTTGGAGTCGGAGATTGTGGAGCTGGAGAGACAGATGGATGAGTCTGAGAAGATGATTAGTGGATTGAAGAACATGGTTGAGCCTGTGAATGGCGTAGAGGTTGTTAGGTCGTGGTCGCCGGGGGCTGTGAGTGGTGGTTCTGGTGGAGCTATGGCTGCTGTTGCGGTTGTTGCTGTGGCGGGAGCAGCTGTTGTCTTCTACGTTTACCGCTCGAGGAAGGCTTAA
- the LOC106427052 gene encoding rRNA (cytosine-C(5))-methyltransferase NOP2C-like, whose product MLKPSFLTSHDHLLPCFFALSLMEMNPSSRYSYDPVLRWDPEVEDYFNKAYGPDHFARISKALTRPSSYSCIRVNTVQTTSAAVIEKLTNILNDDSEDGLKLVLQSDGSSSPISKCQIPGLEYVVFVNGSGPHRIEYGSGLDNPPKEVLVSRKCAEAVLRGAQVYVPGVLACTAHVEKGDAVAVCVAMEQPGDEGDWSVNMTRGTTLQGLPSDPFYCERSGLYIGMGTAMLSRAGMFRVSHGVAVDLNNRVFRLPSFHNVLEGEIFLQNLPSIVAAHALDPQRGERVLDMCAAPGGKTTAIAILMNDEGEIVAADRSHNKVLDVQRLSAEMGLTCITTCKLDALKSVCLPSTLSDSTTSVNGENSGSVTSHSELSSNEGIASDASGRSEAEKSCEENASTKQPNGGDKVSQSEIRKSKGRLKNGRGRSQSQGGRAGKSKGFPPNSFDRVLLDAPCSALGLRPRLFAGLETVISLRNHGRYQRKMFDQAVQLVRVGGVLVYSTCTINPSENEAVVRYALDKYKFLSLAPQHPRIGGPGLVGRCEFPDGYVEEWLKPGEDEMVQKFDPSSKLDTIGFFIAKFSVGPKD is encoded by the exons ATGCTAAAACCCTCCTTCCTCACGAGTCACGACCATCTTCTCCCCTGCTTCTTCGCTCTCAGCCTGATGGAGATGAATCCTTCGTCGCGTTACAGTTATGATCCAGTGTTGCGATGGGATCCTGAAGTTGAAGACTACTTCAATAAAGCTTACGGACCTGACCACTTTGCTCGAATTTCAAAGGCTCTAAC GCGTCCATCTTCCTACTCCTGCATTCGGGTGAACACAGTTCAAACCACAAGTGCCGCGGTTATTGAGAAGCTTACGAATATCTTAAACGACGACTCCGAGGATGGCTTGAAGCTTGTGCTGCAATCCGATGGAAGTAGTAGTCCCATCTCCAAGTGTCAGATTCCTGGTTTGGAATATGTTGTTTTTGTCAATGGTTCAGGTCCACATAGAATTGAATATGGCTCTGGCCTTGATAACCCTCCCAAGGAGGTACTTGTGAGCAGGAAGTGTGCTGAAGCAGTTCTTAGAGGAGCCCAG gtCTATGTCCCAGGTGTACTTGCTTGCACTGCCCATGTTGAGAAAGGAGATGCAGTTGCCGTCTGTGTTGCTATGGAGCAACCTGGCGATGAAGGTGACTGGAGTGTTAATATGACTCGTGGGACCACCCTTCAGGGTCTACCGTCAG ATCCTTTCTATTGTGAACGCAGTGGACTATATATCGGCATGGGAACAGCTATGTTGTCAAGAGCTGGCATGTTTCGTGTTTCTCATGGAGTTGCCGTGGATTTGAACAACAGAGTTTTCAGATTGCCTTCTTTTCATA ATGTCCTCGAGGGAGAAATATTTCTTCAAAACCTGCCAAGTATTGTTGCTGCTCATGCTCTTG ATCCTCAGAGAGGGGAGAGAGTATTAGATATGTGTGCAGCACCGGGAGGGAAGACTACTGCAATAGCTATACTTATGAATGATGAAGGAGAGATAGTGGCAGCAGATAGATCTCATAACAAA gtgCTAGATGTCCAGAGATTGTCTGCTGAGATGGGCTTAACTTGCATAACAACATGTAAATTGGACGCGCTAAAATCTGTTTGTCTTCCGAGCACACTCAGTGATTCAACAACATCAGTTAACGGTGAAAATAGTGGTTCTGTGACCAGCCATTCTGAATTATCATCAAACGAGGGAATCGCATCTGATGCTTCTGGAAGATCTGAGGCTGAAAAATCGTGCGAGGAAAATG ccagcACTAAACAGCCAAATGGAGGGGATAAAGTTAGCCAATCTGAAATCAGGAAGAGTAAGGGAAGGCTGAAAAATGGACGCGGAAGAAGTCAAAGCCAAGGCGGAAGGGCTGGCAAATCAAAAGGTTTCCCGCCTAATAGTTTTGATAGGGTCCTTCTAGATGCTCCTTGTTCTGCTCTTGGCTTGAGACCTCGTCTTTTCGCTGGACTG GAGACTGTAATATCGTTGAGAAACCATGGAAGGTACCAGCGGAAAATGTTTGACCAGGCTGTTCAATTGGTTCGCGTTGGTGGAGTTCTCGTATACTCAAC ATGCACAATTAACCCTAGTGAGAACGAGGCAGTGGTTCGCTATGCTCTAGACAAATACAAATTTCTTTCTTTAGCACCACAG CATCCTAGGATTGGAGGCCCTGGTCTAGTTGGTCGATGTGAGTTCCCTGACGGATATGTCGA GGAGTGGTTAAAACCAGGTGAAGACGAAATGGTTCAGAAGTTCGACCCGTCATCTAAGCTCGATACCATCGGGTTCTTTATAGCTAAGTTCAGCGTCGGCCCCAAGGATTAA
- the LOC106399732 gene encoding 4-hydroxyphenylpyruvate dioxygenase-like has protein sequence MGHENAAVSENQHHDDAAATSASPGFKLVGFSKFVRKNPKSDKFKVKRFHHIEFWCGDATNVARRFSWGLGMRFSAKSDLSTGNMVHASYLLTSGDLRFLFTAPYSPSLSSGEIPPTTTASIPSFDHVTYRSFFSSHGLGVRAVAVEVEDAEAAFSISVSNGAVPSSPPIVLNDAVTIAEVKLYGDVVLRYVSYKVATVFLPRFETVDDTSSFPLDYGIRRLDHAVGNVPELGPALTYLSRLTGFHQFAEFTADDVGTAESGLNSAVLANNDETVLLPVNEPVHGTKRKSQIQTYLEHNEGAGVQHLALMSEDIFRTLREMRKRSGVGGFDFMPSPPPTYYKNLKNRVGDVLSEEQIEECEELGILVDRDDQGTLLQIFTKPLGDRPTIFIEIIQRIGCMKKDEEGRVYQSGGCGGFGKGNFSELFKSIEEYEKTLEAKQLVG, from the exons ATGGGGCACGAAAACGCAGCCGTTTCAGAGAACCAGCATCACGACGACGCTGCAGCTACCTCCGCGTCCCCGGGGTTTAAGCTCGTCGGATTCTCCAAGTTCGTGAGGAAGAATCCAAAGTCCGATAAGTTCAAAGTCAAGCGCTTCCACCACATCGAGTTCTGGTGCGGCGACGCCACCAACGTCGCACGCCGCTTCTCGTGGGGACTCGGCATGAGATTCTCCGCCAAATCCGATCTCTCCACCGGAAACATGGTTCACGCCTCCTACCTCCTCACCTCCGGCGACCTCCGATTCCTCTTCACCGCTCCCTACTCTCCATCTCTCTCCTCCGGCGAGATTCCACCGACAACTACAGCCTCCATCCCATCTTTCGACCACGTCACCTACCGCTCCTTCTTCTCTTCACACGGACTCGGAGTAAGAGCAGTCGCTGTTGAAGTAGAAGACGCAGAGGCAGCCTTCTCCATCAGTGTCTCAAACGGCGCCGTTCCTTCATCCCCTCCTATCGTCCTAAACGACGCCGTTACGATCGCTGAGGTTAAACTATACGGCGACGTCGTTCTCCGTTACGTTAGTTACAAAGTAGCAACCGTTTTCCTTCCAAGATTCGAAACTGTGGATGACACGTCGTCGTTTCCACTAGACTACGGTATACGCCGCCTCGACCACGCGGTTGGAAACGTCCCCGAGCTCGGTCCAGCGCTAACTTACCTCTCAAGGCTCACCGGCTTCCACCAGTTCGCGGAGTTCACAGCGGACGACGTGGGAACAGCCGAGAGCGGTTTGAACTCGGCGGTTCTGGCTAACAACGACGAGACGGTTCTTCTGCCGGTCAACGAGCCGGTTCACGGGACGAAGAGGAAGAGTCAGATCCAGACGTATCTGGAGCACAACGAAGGCGCGGGGGTGCAGCATCTGGCGCTGATGAGCGAAGACATATTCAGGACTCTGAGGGAGATGAGGAAGAGGAGCGGCGTTGGAGGGTTTGACTTCATGCCTTCTCCTCCGCCTACTTACTACAAGAATCTCAAGAACCGTGTGGGAGATGTGCTTAGCGAGGAGCAGATTGAGGAGTGTGAGGAGTTGGGGATTCTTGTGGATAGAGATGATCAAGGGACGTTGCTTCAGATCTTCACTAAGCCACTTGGTGACAG GCCGACTATATTTATAGAGATAATACAGAGGATAGGATGCATGAAGAAAGATGAGGAAGGGAGAGTTTACCAGAGTGGAGGATGTGGTGGCTTTGGCAAAGGCAACTTCTCTGAGCTCTTCAAGTCTATTGAAGAGTACGAGAAGACTCTTGAAGCTAAACAGCTTGTggggtga